The nucleotide window TCTGGCTGCCCATCTTCTGCGGGTCCAGATGCAGCCCAAATACCCTCAAAAGAGCACACCCAGGACAAGCTTGACTGCGACGCCATCGTCAAATTTCACCAGACCCCTGAGtctgaagaagacagaagacaacacACTTGCCCTGGCTGTGAACGTCAAGGCCGGCAAGCCTCAGATCAAATGGACTATGAAGAAACTCTATGACAGTGATGTGGCCAAAGTCAACACCCTCATAAGGCCTAAcagagagaagaaggtgtatGTTCCGTTGGCTCCTGATTATGATGCTCTGGATGTTGCCAGCAAAATTGGGACCATCTAAACTGAGTCCAGCTGGATAATTCTAAATATACACTTTTTcactattaaaaaacaaaagttgccatggtcatggtgtttcttcacagcaataaaaatcctagcTAAGACAGAAGCGTAATCCAGGATTCCCTGGGAACTCTCCAGTCACAAAAACAAGACAGCAGCAACAAAACCATCTCATTGTGATGCAAATTGTGATGGAAGGCCAGTCTGTACCCTCCTTACCCACTTTTACTGTCCTGGGTGATATTGGCCTCCCCGGACGCAGCAGAACCTAAAATAGGCGTTTGGTACAGAATCTTTCCTTCAGAGAGACAAAAGAAACCCAAGTTGGCTATGGGGAATGGTATGGGACACCCCTCCTTAAGGTTCCCtgcttattattgttattactgtTGCTGTTGTTAATGTTACTATTATTCCATTTATGGCCAGCTATCCTACCTTGCCTAGACCTTTCTTCATTGCTAATATCTCCTATACAAGCTTGCAGGATGACGCAGTCACCCAGACATTGCAGCAACAATAATTCCCTGTACTTTTATTGCTATTATCTGTTGTATTTTTCCTATTGCCGTCAGCTCAAAGAGTCCCTTTCCTTCACATAATTGATATGTTAATCTTATTTTCACTTGGTATGTCTCATTCCCCATGGTGACTCATGGCACTGTTTTAAAATGACCTTCTGGTTAGACCATTTTCTGATAGAAGAAATATTTGACTGATACCTATagcctcagctcttgggaggctttGAGACTAGACAAGGC belongs to Microtus pennsylvanicus isolate mMicPen1 chromosome 13, mMicPen1.hap1, whole genome shotgun sequence and includes:
- the LOC142834270 gene encoding large ribosomal subunit protein uL23-like, whose translation is MQPKYPQKSTPRTSLTATPSSNFTRPLSLKKTEDNTLALAVNVKAGKPQIKWTMKKLYDSDVAKVNTLIRPNREKKVYVPLAPDYDALDVASKIGTI